The following coding sequences are from one Treponema parvum window:
- a CDS encoding phosphoenolpyruvate--protein phosphotransferase, which translates to MNVFTGISASGGIGLGTAFIIPETEKRIVPKRSIKPEEIEIGWGRFKAAVETVSARLKTQITETAANKVQKEIFETYLAMLADSVFIKEIKTSYEKELYNIEYVLDKKTDEYAQRLRDSKNEYLIERAKDIRDVFDQVLNELLDYHPFNPDSVPDGAVIIARLMNPTDAIVLSKRKIAALALTEGGKSSHVTILARNYGIPSVFAVAGITSGIRSGSKVIVDGEKGKVIADPDEKTLSLYRQRIKDEEERKKVLNVFRAKEALTKDGVKFFVFANIGTPEEARSVLKEGADGIGLFRTEFLFMTENQSFSEEAQFEAYKDVLEIMGDKPVTIRTLDAGGDKLIKGLNDVTFAKTFAPTSVSDAKISDGSDQSDRSDQPAQSCFKEKNPLMGLRAIRFSLAHPEILKTQLRALYRAGVYGNLKIMLPLISSAEQIEKAKIIADTAQKELAAEGVPFKKNVPLGIMVETAAAALISDRLAKTADFFSIGTNDLTQYTIGIDRENPFVAELYDECHPAVLRMIQNTLQNAAEAGISVSVCGEMASRQNGVLVLGGMGIRNLSMTAKQISTVKEILSKFTIKEMQDISSKALNNLI; encoded by the coding sequence ATGAATGTTTTTACCGGTATTTCGGCCTCCGGCGGCATAGGCTTGGGGACGGCCTTTATTATTCCCGAAACTGAAAAAAGAATTGTTCCAAAAAGATCGATAAAACCCGAAGAAATAGAAATCGGATGGGGCCGTTTTAAAGCGGCCGTCGAAACGGTTTCCGCGCGCCTTAAGACACAGATAACCGAGACTGCGGCAAATAAGGTACAAAAAGAAATATTTGAAACATATCTTGCCATGTTGGCGGATTCTGTCTTTATAAAAGAAATTAAAACTTCTTATGAAAAAGAGCTTTACAATATCGAATACGTTCTTGACAAAAAGACCGACGAATACGCTCAGCGCTTGCGCGACTCCAAAAACGAATATTTGATCGAAAGAGCCAAAGATATCCGCGATGTGTTCGATCAGGTTTTAAACGAACTTTTGGATTATCATCCGTTTAACCCAGATTCCGTGCCCGACGGAGCCGTCATAATTGCAAGACTCATGAATCCTACCGATGCCATAGTCCTTTCAAAAAGAAAAATAGCGGCTCTTGCTTTGACGGAGGGAGGAAAATCAAGCCACGTTACGATCCTTGCAAGGAATTACGGAATACCTAGTGTTTTTGCCGTTGCAGGAATTACCTCAGGAATACGGTCGGGAAGTAAGGTTATTGTCGACGGTGAAAAAGGAAAGGTGATTGCTGACCCGGATGAAAAAACGCTTTCGCTTTATCGCCAAAGAATAAAAGACGAAGAGGAGCGCAAAAAAGTCTTGAACGTATTTAGGGCAAAAGAAGCTTTGACGAAGGACGGCGTAAAGTTTTTTGTTTTTGCGAATATCGGAACGCCGGAAGAAGCCCGAAGCGTATTAAAAGAAGGCGCCGACGGAATAGGCCTGTTCAGAACGGAATTTCTCTTTATGACCGAAAATCAAAGCTTTTCGGAAGAAGCCCAGTTTGAAGCATACAAAGATGTTTTGGAAATAATGGGCGACAAACCTGTGACTATACGAACGCTCGATGCCGGAGGCGATAAACTGATAAAAGGTTTGAACGATGTGACGTTTGCAAAAACTTTTGCGCCGACTTCCGTATCGGACGCAAAAATTTCCGACGGATCCGATCAGTCAGATCGATCCGATCAACCCGCTCAATCCTGTTTTAAAGAAAAAAATCCTCTGATGGGATTGAGGGCTATACGGTTCAGCCTGGCGCATCCTGAAATTTTAAAAACGCAGCTCCGCGCTTTGTATAGGGCCGGAGTGTACGGCAATCTAAAAATAATGCTGCCGCTTATTTCGAGCGCGGAACAGATCGAAAAAGCAAAAATTATAGCAGATACGGCGCAGAAAGAACTTGCCGCCGAAGGCGTGCCTTTTAAGAAGAATGTTCCTTTGGGAATCATGGTTGAAACGGCAGCAGCAGCTCTTATTTCAGACAGACTTGCAAAGACGGCGGATTTTTTTTCGATAGGGACAAACGATCTTACGCAATATACGATAGGTATAGACAGAGAAAATCCTTTTGTGGCGGAGCTTTACGATGAATGTCATCCTGCCGTCTTGCGTATGATACAAAACACGCTGCAAAATGCGGCTGAAGCCGGTATATCCGTTTCCGTGTGCGGTGAAATGGCGAGCCGGCAAAACGGAGTTCTTGTTCTTGGCGGAATGGGAATAAGAAATTTGAGCATGACGGCCAAGCAGATATCGACGGTAAAAGAGATACTTTCAAAATTTACGATAAAAGAAATGCAGGATATTTCATCAAAGGCCTTAAACAATTTAATTTAA
- the htpG gene encoding molecular chaperone HtpG gives MAKHQFQTEVNQLLKLIIHSMYSNKDIFLREIVSNASDAIDKLKYLTVSDDLYKSIKFDPRIDISFDEKENVLTVQDSGLGMDEKDLTENLGTIARSGTKAFLEKLGSDAAKNSSLIGQFGVGFYSAFMAAKKIDVYTRKAGDKSGKIWHWSSDGVNSYEIEETDAASEISKKFGFDDKEKVGSVIEMHLNDESKEYASRWKIEELIKRYSDHIAFPIFLHYVQNKYDDKGKITGSENKVDQVNSASALWKRSKSELKEEDYNDFYKTLSHDTLDPLMYVHTHAEGTQEYTTLFYVPQQAPFDMYQADYKSGVKLYVKRVFITDDDRELLPAYLRFVRGIIDSEDLPLNVSREILQKNRILENIRTASVKKLLGEFKKMGDTADKARKAEKPGDDEKKAVENWNKFVSAFNRPIKEGLYSDYANREELADIVRFKSTDESGTGDDKWTSFADYVQRMKPEQKAIYYITGTDEKNLRLSPLLEAYRKKGFEVLIMFDEIDDIVIPAFGKYKDFELKAVNRAGSDEELGVDKKEAEKKDKEFKPVVEKIKKALGDRVKDVRLSKRLSDSPACIVVDENDPSLQMERMMKAMGQKSFAEVKPILEVNADHAILAKIRESEDEQYIEKISTVLLDQAMLMDGAEIKNPADFVKKLNDLLSV, from the coding sequence ATGGCAAAACACCAATTTCAGACAGAGGTTAATCAACTCTTAAAACTCATAATACATTCCATGTATTCGAACAAAGATATTTTTTTAAGGGAAATAGTTTCGAATGCGTCCGACGCCATCGATAAACTTAAGTATTTGACGGTTTCGGATGATTTATATAAGTCTATAAAATTCGATCCGAGGATAGATATTTCTTTCGATGAAAAAGAAAACGTACTGACAGTGCAGGATTCGGGACTTGGAATGGATGAAAAAGATCTCACCGAAAATCTCGGCACAATCGCCCGCTCGGGAACAAAGGCCTTCCTTGAAAAACTGGGTAGTGACGCGGCAAAAAATTCATCGTTAATAGGGCAGTTCGGAGTAGGTTTTTATTCGGCGTTTATGGCTGCAAAAAAAATAGACGTCTATACGCGCAAGGCCGGCGATAAATCTGGAAAAATATGGCATTGGTCTAGCGACGGAGTCAATTCTTATGAAATAGAAGAAACGGACGCCGCCAGTGAAATTTCAAAAAAATTCGGATTCGACGATAAAGAAAAAGTCGGTTCGGTAATAGAAATGCATCTTAACGACGAAAGCAAAGAATATGCGAGCCGTTGGAAAATAGAAGAACTTATCAAACGATACAGCGATCACATAGCCTTTCCCATCTTTTTGCACTATGTTCAAAATAAATACGACGACAAAGGAAAGATAACCGGTTCCGAAAATAAGGTCGATCAGGTAAACAGCGCGAGCGCTTTATGGAAGCGTTCCAAGTCCGAACTGAAAGAAGAAGACTATAACGACTTTTATAAGACTTTAAGTCATGACACCCTTGATCCTTTGATGTATGTGCACACGCATGCCGAAGGGACACAGGAATACACGACGCTGTTTTACGTTCCTCAGCAGGCTCCGTTCGATATGTATCAGGCGGACTATAAGAGCGGAGTAAAGCTTTATGTAAAGCGCGTTTTTATTACGGACGACGACAGGGAACTGTTACCGGCATATTTAAGATTTGTCCGCGGTATTATCGATAGTGAAGATCTGCCGTTGAACGTAAGCCGTGAAATTCTCCAAAAAAACAGAATTTTGGAAAATATCCGTACCGCATCCGTAAAAAAATTACTCGGCGAATTTAAAAAGATGGGAGACACCGCCGACAAGGCGCGAAAGGCGGAAAAACCCGGCGATGACGAAAAAAAGGCTGTTGAAAACTGGAATAAATTCGTTTCCGCTTTTAATCGTCCCATAAAAGAGGGGCTTTATTCCGATTATGCGAACCGCGAAGAACTTGCGGATATAGTACGGTTTAAAAGCACGGATGAGAGCGGAACAGGAGACGATAAGTGGACGAGCTTTGCGGACTATGTGCAACGCATGAAACCAGAGCAAAAAGCTATTTACTATATAACCGGAACGGATGAAAAAAATCTGCGTTTAAGTCCGCTGCTTGAAGCCTACAGAAAAAAAGGCTTTGAAGTTCTTATTATGTTTGACGAAATCGACGATATTGTAATTCCCGCCTTCGGCAAATATAAGGATTTTGAATTAAAAGCCGTAAACCGCGCAGGAAGCGACGAAGAGTTGGGCGTAGATAAAAAAGAAGCCGAAAAAAAAGACAAGGAATTCAAACCCGTCGTTGAAAAAATAAAAAAAGCTTTGGGAGACAGGGTAAAAGACGTGCGCTTAAGCAAGCGGCTTTCCGACAGTCCGGCGTGCATCGTAGTTGATGAAAACGATCCTTCTTTGCAGATGGAACGCATGATGAAAGCGATGGGACAAAAAAGTTTTGCGGAGGTCAAACCTATTCTGGAAGTAAACGCCGACCATGCGATACTCGCAAAGATCCGTGAATCCGAGGACGAACAATACATTGAAAAGATTTCTACGGTACTGCTGGATCAAGCCATGCTGATGGACGGAGCTGAGATAAAAAATCCTGCTGATTTCGTTAAAAAACTCAACGATCTGCTTAGCGTTTGA
- the rocF gene encoding arginase yields MNINILEVPLDFGASRHGSDMGPAAIRLAGLQSRLERLGHKIVGYRSIVKIESEDYKKEGNPKAKYLLPIVAACTQLAREVESIAEREEFPLILGGDHSIVLGSLAGMAAACKKKQKRLGVLYVDAHGDFNTADTTISGNVHGECLAASCGYGLKDLTDLYFAGRKVDPANVCFVGTRDLDPGEKALMKKAGVTVFSMSDIDKQGFPVILKKIMEFFRERADAVHLSFDMDVLDPMFAPGTGIPLQAGLSNREGLLIMEEMCNTGMVKSAEIVEVNPVLDIRNMTAALAVDLIARLLGDKIY; encoded by the coding sequence ATGAATATAAACATACTTGAAGTGCCGCTTGATTTTGGGGCAAGCCGGCACGGATCGGATATGGGACCTGCAGCGATAAGGCTTGCGGGCCTTCAAAGCCGGCTGGAACGGCTCGGTCACAAAATTGTAGGTTACCGTTCGATAGTAAAAATAGAATCCGAAGATTACAAAAAAGAAGGCAATCCTAAGGCAAAATACCTATTACCCATAGTCGCCGCTTGCACACAGCTTGCAAGAGAAGTTGAAAGCATTGCAGAAAGGGAAGAATTTCCTTTGATTTTAGGAGGAGATCATTCCATTGTGCTGGGGTCTCTGGCGGGAATGGCCGCCGCCTGCAAAAAAAAGCAAAAGAGGCTCGGCGTTTTGTATGTAGACGCTCACGGGGACTTTAATACGGCGGATACTACGATTTCAGGAAATGTGCACGGCGAATGCCTTGCGGCTTCCTGCGGATACGGATTAAAAGATTTGACGGATTTGTATTTTGCCGGAAGAAAAGTGGATCCTGCAAACGTATGCTTTGTAGGAACCCGCGATCTTGATCCCGGTGAAAAAGCTCTTATGAAAAAAGCCGGGGTTACGGTCTTTAGCATGAGCGACATAGACAAGCAGGGTTTTCCGGTGATATTGAAAAAGATAATGGAGTTTTTTAGAGAAAGAGCGGACGCGGTACACCTGAGTTTCGATATGGACGTTCTTGATCCCATGTTCGCTCCGGGCACGGGAATCCCGCTGCAAGCTGGTCTTTCAAACAGAGAAGGTCTTCTCATAATGGAAGAGATGTGTAATACGGGAATGGTAAAATCGGCGGAAATCGTAGAAGTGAATCCCGTATTGGATATAAGGAATATGACGGCGGCGTTAGCCGTAGATCTCATAGCAAGATTATTGGGAGATAAGATCTATTAA
- a CDS encoding AbrB/MazE/SpoVT family DNA-binding domain-containing protein, whose translation MLVSIVPIGNSRGVRFPKPVLDKFFVKDKMNMEVTEKGIWLTPVTEQPRSGWAEAFCAMHQNKEDILDDIPVSGAFEWEW comes from the coding sequence ATGTTGGTTTCCATAGTTCCAATCGGCAATTCTCGCGGAGTAAGATTTCCGAAACCCGTTCTGGATAAATTTTTCGTAAAAGACAAAATGAATATGGAAGTAACGGAAAAGGGAATATGGCTTACGCCTGTAACAGAACAACCTCGTTCCGGTTGGGCAGAGGCCTTTTGCGCCATGCATCAAAACAAGGAAGATATTTTGGACGATATTCCGGTTTCGGGAGCGTTTGAATGGGAATGGTAG
- a CDS encoding type II toxin-antitoxin system PemK/MazF family toxin, with protein sequence MGMVASQYNVYLVSLDPTVGHEIKKTRPCLVISPDEMNHHIDTVIIAPMTSKSRQYPTRIPLKFEGKNGWIVLDQIRTVDNTRLVKHLGKITKKEISAVKNILKEMLVD encoded by the coding sequence ATGGGAATGGTAGCGAGTCAGTATAATGTTTATCTCGTGAGCCTTGACCCGACCGTGGGACACGAGATAAAGAAAACAAGACCGTGCCTTGTCATTTCCCCCGATGAGATGAATCATCATATCGATACCGTTATCATTGCGCCCATGACGAGTAAATCCCGCCAATATCCGACCAGAATTCCTTTGAAGTTTGAGGGGAAAAACGGGTGGATTGTTTTGGATCAGATAAGAACTGTTGATAATACCAGACTTGTAAAGCATTTGGGAAAAATAACTAAAAAAGAAATTTCGGCAGTGAAAAACATTCTAAAAGAAATGTTGGTTGACTGA